The Solanum pennellii chromosome 4, SPENNV200 genomic interval AAAAGTTAAAAGCAAGTTGAGAACGCGGAATTAGGCCTGTCCTTAAACCAAACAAATGTTGCCATCACTCAAATCATAAAAAGGCTAGCAACTAATCCTctaaatatggaaaaaaaaaaaactgccAATTTTTTTGCTTATTAACATCACTCAAATCATAAAAAGCAAAAAGTACCTGAATTACTTCTTCATTTTCCGCAGCACACTTTGGGATTTGATCCTTGCCTACAATACGAATATACGCTCCAGTTGATTTCCTCATTTCAGCTATTATACCACCACCTTTACCCAAGAGACACCCAATTTGATTGGAGAACACCAAGAGTTTTGCAACCATAACATTGTCCTGATTCTCAGGTGCAGCCCTAAAAATTCGGGATTGGATGCGAAGGACAGCATCTTGCGGCAAAGATATTCTATCATCTGGGAACTGCATAGATAGGATGGCCATAGCCTCTTATTGTTAGgttatagaaaatcaaagaagCATGATAAAGAAGAGGAAAGaagaaagagtaacaactttagCAAAACGAatgacccccccccccccccccccNNNNNNNNNNNNNNNNNNNNNNNNNNNNNNNNNNNNNNNNNNNNNNNNNNNNNNNNNNNNNNNNNNNNNNNNNNNNNNNNNNNNNNNNNNNNNNNNNNNNNNNNNNNNNNNNNNNNNNNNNNNNNNNNNNNNNNNNNNNNNNNNNNNNNNNNNNNNNNNNNNNNNNNNNNNNNNNNNNNNNNNNNNNNNNNNNNNNNNNNNNNNNNNNCCCCCCCCCTCCCCAATGCCAATTAAAGGAAATCCTGGAAAAAGAAAGCAAACAGAGAGAAGTAACAAATCATACCGCTGGACCAGAGATGACAATAATGCGATCTTCAGAATCCCCTGTGCTTTCCAGAACTTTGATTTGACACCCAGTCTCATGCTGAAGTGCTTTAATTATACTTCCTCCCTTTCCAATTATACCTCCAACCTTTTCGTCTGGACAAAGTAATCTGAAAGTCAAGGCATCAGGAATAGGATTCATTCGACCAGGTATACCAGCTTCCCCAACACGAAATCCACCAGAGGAAGCAGGCCCCTGCCCATGGTAAGGACGTGCTGACAGTGGACGTAATTCCCGGTTAGATAGAGGACGTCTAGGAGACTGAGAAGATGGGCCACCAGCATCAGCAGAGAGAAAATCTTGATCCCCAGAGGAACTCTCAAGTAATTGTCGAGCAACCATTTCAAGAGCTTTTTTAACTGCATCATGCTCCCCAGAAATCTGCAACATAACAATTAGGAATGTCTCCAGAATTCTGGTCAATATGAAAAGATTTGACTAAGAGAGTACTGCATAAAAGCAGCAGACAATACACAATGATCAACACTGTGAAACGTGAGACAGGAAATGAGACGTCGATGAAGCAGTATTCCCTGTGAAGCAACAAGTAAGAAGAGTATGCAACATTCTCAAATTGAATTGTATAGATACAAAGGCCATTTTCTGTCACTAAAGTTGATCAGAGGACTTCCTAACGTAGAAATTACTGTTACATCAATAAGACCTCTCAAAACATCATGACAAGCACAGACAAGAAAACAGGCAGGATTCAAATACAACTCCGACAGAAAAATGGTCACATTGATGACAGTTAATGGCTAAGCTGAGTGAATCAAGTTGACTAATACTTGCAAGgaattaatgaataaatatcAACAAATATACCTGAACCAATTCATCTGATGAAGACGCACATGAAGGTAGTTTGTCCCTGGGAAGAATTCGTATCTGTGAACCACTTTCAGAAGACATCTTTTTTATCACACTACCACTTTTTCCTAGCAAACAGCCCACTTGGCTGGAGAGAACAAGCAATCTTATAATTAATGAGGAAGAATCATTACCCTCTTCATCTCCTCCATCCATTTCTGCTCCTCCAACCATCCTTTCAAACAACAAGAATAGAGCTTTCTGAATAGATTCAGTTTCCTTTTCAGTTTTGGAATTTTCTGCCGGAAGAGACGCCTTATTCTCACTATTTTCATCATTGCAATTGTCTTTTTCCTTGGTTTCACTCCCCTCAATATCAGTTTGGAACTGTTTGGTTCCCACTTCATCTTCTTTTCCTGAACCTACAATAACTATCACCCTCTCATCACAACCAACAATACTATCCTCAACTCGAACCTCTGCACCTGTTTCCTCTTGTATCCGAGAAATAATGCTACTATCCTCTCCGataaggaaatttatttttgaagcAGGGCATAATATACGAACTTTCGCAGGTGATCTCTGGGAACTAAAAGATGATGATTTCTGCCACTTCCCGCGGCCATTTGTTTCTACAAGGCCCTGATCATGTGATCTCTTGGAAGGTGTCAACTTCATTGACATATCTGCAATTGTTTTTGTAACAGACGCTCATTTCAGGAAATAAGACTATGGAAGATGTAAGAGAAAGGAATGGAATGATAGACTATAGAGGATGTGTGAGAAAAgtatagatttttttattttttttgggaaaaggtAAGATAATTTGGAACATGATCAACCAGAAGAATCAATTTAGTAAGGCCTGAACCcatgaatgaaaatattatcaatCAAACTCCTTAGCGCCACATTGTTAGTGACTTCTAAAAATTGTACGCGCTATTCTTTTATATATGATCAGTAAGACACATTTATCAGAGAGTGATATCTGAATCAGGGAAAATGAACGTGCCAAGTACGAACCCTAGAGATGAGCAACAACGCATAGTTCAGTCTAAGCATTTGGTATTCGAACTACGCTCCACCACTATTATGTGGTAAATTTTTAATACCTTCTCACCTAAACCCTTTGAGTGCCCTTCATATGTACACTTTATGCAATATAAATATATGCACTAGGCTTGCAAAAGCCCAAACCCGAGAAATCAAATTTCAGCTGAAGCTTAAAAAGACGAACTAGCAAAAAATTAATCAACTGTCTATGGTATAAACATCTACCCTATTCAGTTCCATGGAATTCCATACCTATACATTTGCTAGTTACAATCTGCAcaaatttgaagttttaatagaaaagtgtttgatttataactttaattttagcAGTACCAATTCTATACCTACACATTTGCTAGTTACAATCTGCACAAATTAGAAGCTTCAATACAAGTTTTTGATTTATAACTTCAATTTTAGCAGTACCAATTCAGCGACATTTAGCTTGACCACTCAGTGAAACTAAAAGTATGAAATCGAGAAAAACTTCAAGAGGAAACCGAAAGAGTAAAGGAGAATTAAGAGATTCAGCATTTTTACCAGCTTCGTCGAAGATATGATCGGACCGCTTCAACGGTGGAGTAGGGTTCTGCTAGCAACGCCGTAACGGTGAAGATAAACCTAAGTATCCGGCGGAGCTCAGGGAGAGTGGTGTTATATCAGAAGGTTTCACTTTTGTTCTAAGTAGTACTTTTTAGGGATTTTACCAATTTATTTCCATTAagattgttaaaaaaataaattccatTAAGTacttactctttttttttttttttgcaaaaaaaaatttattttcaaactatttcttttctttttcttctctattgcatttctaataaagaaaaaaaattacataaaaaggtcttaacaaaaacaaaagagaatAAAAACCAATCTAGTAAAACATGTGAACTTGTCTCGATTTATTAGACTTTAGTATTACTCTGTGACCTCTATTTTGGATTTATTTTACGAGTTTATTTATGTGCATTTATTTCATTAAGTTCTTATTTGTTTTggtcaaaaaatatttataattaaatttcttttcttcttccactctttacatttttaataaagaaaaataaataaatataaaggtgttaataaaaaataaaaaggataaaaattggTCTTGTAAAAGATATGAACTTTGCTTcgatttattaaattttattattttgtaaccTCTATTTtggattttatgatttattcatgcatatttattttcattaagtccttacttttttttgtcaaaaaaaaattattttttaaatttcttttcttcttcttctctttaacatttttaataaaagaaaataaataaaaaggtgtTAACAAAAAATAAGGAGGGTAAAAATTGATCTAGTAAAAAATGTGaactttatttattacttttgacctttatttgaattttactaATGTCGAAAGCTACAACAAATATGTGATAAGCTCACATTTCTTACgcctttgaatattaaattaattatcattttttattattttccaatatttaaaaaatcataaattttatgaactttcaaataaaagaaCCAACTTTTTTGAGTTTCTTTAGTGAAACTTGTCCTCAAAGACTCcgaaaaattttaaaaccatCTCCGTAAAAGATACGACTataatactataataaaaataacttttagcggcattaaatattgacatttataAAGAGCGATAAAGTCTCTGtcgacattagttaagtgccaTTAGAATCACTCTCTAAAGGCTTTACGGACATATATAAAGAGTGTCAATTGCCGTTAAAAATACACATTTAGCGGTAATTGagaattaattgccgctaatgatcatttttgtcgtagtgtaattaaaatataaaatacaattctTAATTGTCAACTCAGctctattaaataatatttaattcaaattaagtaaaaaaagaaaaagaaaaacacttgAAAATCTAAATGaattagtttttaatttatgtttttatataaattgattataaattaatcaaacttatatttaggaaagtcatgtttgaatataatttgtgaaatttaatatataaaaattaaaatttatactcCAAAAAAACTACTCGCTCTCCATATTAATGTTAAAAGGATGGTTTGgagtttattttttcataattctaaataagtaatttttttaaagtttaatataaatgattgatttttttttctgtttttgccCTTCATACATTTTTTAGATTATAAATTCAAGAGAGTTAATTCCTCATATtcatgatttttctttaaattatttctcttttaaaataGTTTGACAATCACCAAAAgtataaaaatggaaaatgctatttaatttatgtcataatttttttcctttataagtATGTTCAGATTGatttaaaagttggtcaaatttatttttaattctgtttttggtcaaatctacttttagtttagtttttggTCAAATCTACTTTTAATTCAGATTTAGGtcaaatctatttttaattcaatttttttgtcaaatctACTTTTAATTCGATTTTTGGTCAAATCTACTTTCAATTCAGTTTTTAGTCAGATCtacttttaatttgatttttgacttctataaatatttgacaaatataaaaaataaacttaaaataactCAAACACCAAAAGTAGGTGTCCGttactacttttattttttaacttgaaagttttaatttaattttttattatgaagTTAAAAGCTAactttttaagtcaatccaaacataCTCTACCTATAAACTCACAAACTCACTTAATATGGATAGAAAGagtatttttcttattatataaaaGAGTTAAAAGAAGACAAAATAGGTAAAAGTGTAATAGCATATTAACATTAATAAACTAATAGAAAAAttgacttttaatttatttattaatatagaaAAAGGAGACTTTCATTTCCTTAGCCAACCAAGACTAGTATAAATACAGTCACAGACAACTTTTTTCTCTTgtcaaaagtatattttttatacaaatttgaaaaaaaatctcatCGATGATCGGAAGCAGCAACACTGTTGATGAATCACCAAATCTCTCGTTGGAGAATTCTAATGAATCGGGCAGTTCATCGCGGATTGTTATGGCTACGCCTAATGAATTGGTTCCACCAAAGTGGGCTGGGACAAAGTTGCTGAGTGAAGAGGGTCGCGTCTATCAGAAGATAAAGGATGGACTACCTCCTATTATGAAAAATCGCGTTACAATCACTGCAATTCATCTATGCATGAGAAGAGGTCCAGTGGAAGAGTCGGGATTTGAAGTTTATCTAGAGAATGTGAAGAAGGTAACGAGAGCAAGAGGTCGTAGAGTTGATAGCGCTGGTTGGTACGGGACATCAGCTAAAAATGTCGATAGTCTTATGCGTCGTGGGTTTGAAATGAACAGTATTGTGCCGGCTTCTTATCCTCATGGTGTTGGTATATACTTGTCTCATTTCTTATCACCTCAAATAAGGTACGTACAcgttcttcattttttttgtgtttttcttaattattcctttcattaattatttttttctgtttaacTCTGTGTAGTGATATGATGTCTGATATAGATGAAAACGGTGAAAAACATACCGTTTTATGTCAATTTATATTGGGAAATTCGGAAAAGGTTGAGTTAGGATCTAAGCAATTGTTTCCATCGAGTGCGGATTTCGATACCGGAGTTGATGACTTAACAAATCCAAAGGTGTATGTGGTGTGGTGTGGCAATATGAACACCCACATTCTACCTCgatatataattagttataaaCCTATTCATCATCATATGTACTTAGGTAAATAttgctcctttttttttattcataattagTTACAATTACTTTTGAATGTCGAAACTCAAGTGCCAATATACAGGTCGACTAACTTGTGGTGGTCATGCTGATAACACATGGACTAGATTATTATTCAAGCTACATAATTTTCTTACAATATCACAAAGGCTGGAGTTGAGAAAATTGTGTATGTCCTATGGGGTAGGTTAGGATTTCCCTTTTTTAACACTAGgtattattaattaaagaatttattatatatacatgttGTGAATATTCTAGTTAATTTCAAGACCATTATATTATTCTAATCTTGAGTTTTTATAAAAATGGTTCACAGGATGGCACACCAGTAGAGGAAGAAACATTCATGAGGgatttaaaatctattgttcGTGATGATCAATTAATAGGTTCGATCATGCTGGAAATTTCATCCTAAAGTACTTTTACTAGTGTCAATTTTTATTATGGATAAAATGGGATGTATGTGTTGTatggaattttattttttttcattaagaaCTGGTGAAGGGCATGAAATAatactttatgaatttattgaataaaatttatttacttaacTATGCCTTTTAGAACAGACTTGGTGAAGCATCAAGCACTTCTGCTTGGAAATTGGTTCATAAAGTTACAGTTATTCTCACAAATGAGAGACAATATTGACGATTTCTTATATGAGTATCATTCAAGATTGTTCATTAAGAATTTAGGTTACggtttattttttctaatagatAATTTTTCTATTCATGTTAGAATATAATTATGAAAGATGTATTTAAAATGTAGCCTAACGTGAAGGAACTCGCTGATAAATTAGggttaaaaaagaaataaacagtTAACTGTTGATAAAAGTGAAACTAAGTTGACAGATTCGATAATGAATTAACTAAGTTGGAAAACAATTAACAACAAATAATTGATGAAACATTATGATATTAtactaaattataaatttacaCACCatgaagaaataattattatgagAGACATGTATTAAAGACGAATAAGATAGGGACAAAAGTGTAAACTAGTGATACATGATGTACATGATCGATATTTATTAAAACGCTTCAACTAAGCCTAGACGTTATCTATGGCGTGCAATCAACTCTACCACCTCAATGACACCATAGAATGTGTAACCAATATGGTGCACAACTCTAAGTTTGAGTCCTTTTTTACAAAGTGTAAATGGAtctaaatttcaaataaaactcCCTAATAGCTCGTAAGCCTTTACGGAGTCATTTTGATTCAACAACAGTAAGCACCCGCCGATAAATTAGGGTtgttcaagaaaagaaaaatgaatagtAAATCTTTGATAAAGGTGAAACTAATTTGGATATTCCTATTTACTTGACAGATTTGATAATGAATTAATGTAAGTTGAAAAATAATTCACAACAAATAATTGATAACATATTATGAtactaaaatataaacttgctaaccataaagaaataattaatgcGAGGGacatatattaaagaaaaatataatatgggagcaaatgtgtaaactgatgaccaattaagcaaaaaaaataatatatcatataCGAAGCGACAGTAAAACATAGAATTTAGgacaatattaaatatttttataacaataaaatattaaatttgacCATAttgtcaaaatttaataaaaaatagagaaaattgtaagaaattcaaatcctcttatagatataattttattaataatatgaattatggTAATCTAAGTATAATTAGTAAGTCAGAGTTACATTTTTATATACCTGAaattatccttctataaataaaCCTTACACCCTAAAATCAAGGGCATGATCGTCATTTTTGAGATACATGTGATATGGGAAAGAGGTGAGCGATATTTGTTATGTATTCATATAGTGGACATTCTGAATGTATCTAGACGCATAAAAACTGTAATGTTGCAAATTAATATGTATCTAAGTAATTAACTCCTTTGACTATTTAGATTTATGTGAATATAGTCAATAGTAACATTTTAATACTACCCGAAACATCCTTTCCATAAAACATTTACGCCCTCTAAAATCAAGGATATGATCGTCATAATGTCTTAACTAGTAGTATAAATAGACAAgttctcttttggttcttcttcAGATAAATTAAGCTATTATATAAATCATCACAGATGATGAGGAACAGCGATTGTTAATTTAACCATATTGTCAAAATTTATTCCTAAAATCTCCACTGGAATAAAAAATAGAGATATtgtaagaaattaaaaatcctcgtataaatataattttattttattagtaatatgAATTCTGGTAATCTAAATATAATTAGTCACACTTTTCACACTTACATTTCTATACTACCTGAAATATCCTTTTATAAACAAACCTTACACCCTAAAGTCAAGGGTACGATCGTCAATTTTGAGATACATGTGAGCTGTAAAAGAGGCGAGCTGAGATTCGTTATGCATTCATATATTTCTATACTACCTGAAATATCCTTTTATAAACAAACCTTACACCCTAAAATCAAGGGTACGATCGTCATTTTTGAGATACATGTGAGCTGTATAAGAGGCTAGCTGAGACTTCATATACATGTGAATCCATTAGGATCCCATATATTTGTCTTTATGTATTTGGACATATCTGATTGTATCTAGACGTATAAAAACATGATTAGAACAGTACTATTACAACTTAATATGTATCTAAGTAATTAACTCCTTTTTTGACTAATTAGATTTATGTGAATATATAATGAGCAGTCACACTTCTCACAAGTCACATTTTTCTACTAGCTGAAATATCCTTTCGATAAAACATTTAGGctattgatttttcttctgcTAAATTAAGCTATTATATCACGTACGAGAAGAGATGATGAGTAAAACAGCGATTGTTAGCGGAAACATCAAGGATGGGAAGTTAAAATTGAGAAATGAGGTACTTCCGTTGGGTGGGTGGCCTGATCATGCTCAGTTACTGTATCAGAATCACCACAACTTCAAAGAGAGTGGTAAACCGTTGAGTTTCAAGATGTATAAGGACGGATCGTGGATGGATTTCGAAAAAAATGCGATGGATGTGCTCATTTCAGCTTTCGTGAGTGGTAAGGCTATGATTGAGGTGGAAACGGAAGCTGGATTTAaattattgattgatttttaTCGCATGTTTGGGATAGATTTGGACACTGGGAACGAACTGCGAATCTCTTGGATTGATGTCAATGGAAACAATTTTATCCCTAAAATCTTCATTGACGATTCAGAAAATGAGAATCCTACGATTGAAAAGAAGGGAACCGAAGTAGGCAGTTCATCGCAGCTTGTTATTGCTAACCCTACTGAATCGGCTCCACCTAAATGGGCTAGGACAAGGTCAATGAGGGAAGATGAGTACGCCTATCAGACGGTAAAGGGTTACCTGTTGTCTTCTCGTTCAGGTGTTACAATAACCGGCGTTCATCAGTGTATGATAAGCGGTGTTAGGGAACAAGTTTTTAAAGACAACGTGGAGATGGTAAC includes:
- the LOC107017921 gene encoding KH domain-containing protein HEN4-like, coding for MSMKLTPSKRSHDQGLVETNGRGKWQKSSSFSSQRSPAKVRILCPASKINFLIGEDSSIISRIQEETGAEVRVEDSIVGCDERVIVIVGSGKEDEVGTKQFQTDIEGSETKEKDNCNDENSENKASLPAENSKTEKETESIQKALFLLFERMVGGAEMDGGDEEGNDSSSLIIRLLVLSSQVGCLLGKSGSVIKKMSSESGSQIRILPRDKLPSCASSSDELVQISGEHDAVKKALEMVARQLLESSSGDQDFLSADAGGPSSQSPRRPLSNRELRPLSARPYHGQGPASSGGFRVGEAGIPGRMNPIPDALTFRLLCPDEKVGGIIGKGGSIIKALQHETGCQIKVLESTGDSEDRIIVISGPAFPDDRISLPQDAVLRIQSRIFRAAPENQDNVMVAKLLVFSNQIGCLLGKGGGIIAEMRKSTGAYIRIVGKDQIPKCAAENEEVIQINGDVEKVHEALLQITARLQNHYFRNAFPSNPGFLDQVPPFPSHVGRREFSPPPGMFPNIRPPFHKFDALPPHGGFHPHDDRPPFMQNFHRPGVPPHISDRMPSSAPWGSQGRGEGGGHLGFPDYAGGPRNIGGFGGASNPAVITSTTVEVVVPRSVIPAIYGEGGGCLRQICEISDAKVTINDPKPGATESVIIISGTPEQTNAAQSLIQAFVMVETEGA
- the LOC107017031 gene encoding probable inactive poly [ADP-ribose] polymerase SRO2, encoding MIGSSNTVDESPNLSLENSNESGSSSRIVMATPNELVPPKWAGTKLLSEEGRVYQKIKDGLPPIMKNRVTITAIHLCMRRGPVEESGFEVYLENVKKVTRARGRRVDSAGWYGTSAKNVDSLMRRGFEMNSIVPASYPHGVGIYLSHFLSPQISDMMSDIDENGEKHTVLCQFILGNSEKVELGSKQLFPSSADFDTGVDDLTNPKVYVDGTPVEEETFMRDLKSIVRDDQLIGSIMLEISS